The Chiloscyllium punctatum isolate Juve2018m chromosome 2, sChiPun1.3, whole genome shotgun sequence genome has a window encoding:
- the LOC140453325 gene encoding beta-1,3-galactosyl-O-glycosyl-glycoprotein beta-1,6-N-acetylglucosaminyltransferase 4-like encodes MLCKCSTVKFKLKKITLLLLSFALPCLLKLLYNHGMVVGSQKTWLVEPFWSTSQYVHNRKNSKYLQLNLQINCTAIYECSPVEVGKTLEIRKGNIIDLEDEDVELMTSDCDQYLLLRGYQNNLISEVEKEYPLAFSIVVHKDAVMVERSLKMIYMPQNIYCIHYDQKSSNSFKSAMDNLAKCFPNVFIASKLELVHYAHISRLQADLNCLSDLLELSVQWKYVINLCGQDLPLRSNFELVSDLKKLNGANMLESMKPSDTKKERFLYHYKLSDNSNEDGQVLIKTDVEKEPAPHNIEVFTGSAYFVLSYDFAKYITSSVVAKDFLAWSADTYSPDEHFWASMVRVPGVPGEISRSEAEVTDLQSKVRLVKWSYLEEALYPPCTGTHRRSVCIYGSAELRWLLDYGHWFANKFDSKVDPVLIKCLELKIRERQYFWIDLNPQKFSIYNHSENFWG; translated from the coding sequence ATGCTTTGCAAGTGTTCAACTGTGAAATTTAAGCTGAAGAAGATAACTTTACTGCTTTTGTCCTTTGCACTGCCCTGCCTATTAAAACTTCTCTACAATCATGGAATGGTCGTAGGTTCACAGAAAACATGGTTGGTCGAACCTTTCTGGAGCACCTCTCAGTATGTGCACAATAGAAAGAACAGCAAGTACTTGCAACTAAACCTTCAAATTAATTGCACTGCCATCTATGAATGTAGCCCAGTGGAAGTGGGTAAAACGTTAGAAATACGTAAGGGTAATATTATTGATCTGGAAGACGAAGATGTTGAGTTGATGACATCTGACTGTGATCAATATCTTTTGCTAAGAGGATATCAAAACAATCTCATCTCGGAAGTGGAAAAGGAGTACCCTTTGGCATTTTCTATAGTGGTTCATAAAGATGCTGTTATGGTGGAAAGGAGCTTAAAAATGATTTACATGCCTCAGAATATATACTGCATTCATTATGACCAGAAATCCTCAAACTCATTCAAATCCGCCATGGATAACTTAGCCAAGTGCTTTCCGAATGTGTTCATTGCATCAAAGTTGGAGTTGGTACATTATGCTCACATTTCCAGACTACAAGCAGATCTTAATTGTTTGTCTGATCTTCTTGAGTTGTCTGTCCAATGGAAGTATGTGATCAACTTGTGTGGCCAAGATTTACCATTGAGGTCCAATTTTGAACTGGTGTCTGACTTGAAGAAACTGAATGGAGCTAACATGTTGGAATCTATGAAACCCAGCGATACTAAAAAAGAGCGATTCTTGTATCATTACAAGCTTTCAGATAATTCAAACGAAGATGGACAGGTACTCATCAAAACTGATGTTGAGAAGGAGCCCGCCCCCCATAATATTGAAGTATTTACTGGCAGTGCCTATTTTGTTTTGAGTTATGATTTTGCCAAATACATCACTTCCAGTGTGGTGGCCAAAGATTTTCTTGCCTGGTCCGCAGATACATACTCACCAGATGAGCACTTCTGGGCAAGCATGGTCCGGGTTCCTGGGGTGCCAGGTGAGATCTCCCGCTCGGAGGCTGAAGTGACTGATCTGCAGAGTAAGGTTAGGCTGGTGAAATGGAGCTACCTGGAGGAGGCGCTATACCCACCCTGCACAGGCACTCACCGCCGCAGTGTCTGCATCTACGGCTCTGCTGAGCTCAGGTGGCTCCTTGACTATGGCCATTGGTTTGCTAATAAATTTGACTCCAAAGTGGACCCTGTATTAATTAaatgtttggaactgaagattaGAGAACGCCAGTACTTTTGGATAGATTTGAATCCTCAAAAGTTCTCTATTTATAATCATAGTGAAAACTTTTGGGGCTGA